Proteins encoded in a region of the Acidobacteriota bacterium genome:
- the pyrE gene encoding orotate phosphoribosyltransferase, whose translation MEERLQLLDLLARDSFRLGEFHLSSGGTSDYYVDCRTTTLSPMGALLTAHLFSEELRQLDTPVEAVGGLTMGADPIVVGVAIESAGTDHPITGFLVRKAEKTHGTLKRIEGLVHPGMKVAIVDDVCTTAASTIQAIEAAWAAELNVVAVRCLVEREEAGGRNNLNQLWRAHRGRACPFAAIFGAQEVRAAHKELLRGGNTIAEASQ comes from the coding sequence ATGGAAGAACGATTGCAGCTTCTGGATCTACTGGCGCGGGACTCGTTCCGGCTGGGAGAGTTCCATCTCTCGAGCGGCGGGACCAGCGACTACTACGTCGACTGCCGCACAACCACGCTGTCGCCGATGGGCGCGCTGCTGACGGCGCACCTGTTTTCGGAAGAGCTGCGCCAACTGGATACGCCGGTCGAGGCCGTGGGCGGCCTGACCATGGGCGCTGATCCCATCGTGGTGGGCGTAGCGATAGAAAGCGCCGGGACGGATCACCCGATCACCGGATTCTTGGTGCGCAAGGCGGAAAAAACGCACGGCACGCTGAAGCGCATTGAGGGCCTGGTTCATCCGGGAATGAAAGTCGCCATCGTCGATGATGTCTGCACCACGGCGGCCTCGACCATTCAGGCGATTGAAGCGGCATGGGCGGCAGAGTTGAACGTGGTCGCCGTGCGCTGCCTGGTCGAGCGCGAAGAAGCGGGCGGCCGCAATAATCTGAATCAGCTCTGGCGCGCGCATCGCGGCCGGGCGTGCCCGTTCGCCGCAATCTTCGGCGCCCAGGAAGTGCGTGCGGCGCACAAGGAGCTGCTGCGCGGCGGCAATACCATCGCCGAGGCGTCGCAGTGA
- the mtnA gene encoding S-methyl-5-thioribose-1-phosphate isomerase: MIPTLEWTEDGVRLLDQPALPHVVRYQLCRDAHEVAEGIRNMVVRGAPAIGVAAAMGVALGVKRSHAQNEAELAAEFEAICNELAATRPTAVNLFWAIEHMRACFASQRGKPLEQIRKALEAEALRLAADDVAINRAMGRHGAALLPACGRVLTHCNAGALATAGYGTALGVIRAAVEAGKKIEVFADETRPYLQGARLTAWELDQDHIKTTVITDSMAGHFLHSGKITAVIVGADRIAANGDVANKIGTYSVAVLAKENGVPFYVAAPLSTLDLSLASGEQIPIEQRSAAEVTHLQGVPITPSGVAVAHPAFDVTPNRYVSAIITEAGIARAPYTESLAQIAHAEPARAAH, translated from the coding sequence GTGATCCCCACGCTGGAGTGGACCGAAGACGGCGTCCGTCTGCTGGACCAGCCGGCCCTGCCGCATGTGGTGCGCTATCAGCTTTGCCGTGACGCGCACGAAGTGGCGGAGGGCATCCGGAACATGGTCGTCCGCGGCGCACCCGCGATCGGCGTGGCCGCGGCCATGGGTGTGGCGCTGGGCGTAAAGCGGTCGCACGCGCAGAACGAGGCGGAGCTGGCAGCGGAGTTCGAGGCGATTTGCAACGAGCTGGCAGCGACACGGCCGACGGCGGTGAATCTGTTCTGGGCAATTGAGCACATGAGGGCATGCTTCGCATCGCAGCGCGGGAAGCCGCTGGAGCAGATTCGGAAGGCGCTCGAAGCCGAGGCCCTGCGCCTTGCCGCCGACGACGTGGCCATAAACCGGGCGATGGGCCGGCACGGCGCCGCCCTGCTGCCGGCGTGTGGCCGCGTGCTGACGCACTGCAACGCCGGCGCCCTGGCGACGGCCGGATACGGAACCGCTCTGGGCGTGATTCGCGCAGCGGTGGAAGCGGGCAAGAAGATCGAAGTGTTTGCCGACGAGACGCGGCCCTACCTGCAAGGGGCGCGGCTGACCGCCTGGGAGCTGGATCAGGATCACATTAAAACCACGGTCATCACCGACAGCATGGCCGGACATTTTTTGCACTCTGGCAAAATTACGGCCGTAATTGTCGGCGCCGACCGCATTGCCGCCAATGGCGATGTGGCCAACAAGATCGGCACTTATTCGGTCGCCGTCCTGGCGAAGGAAAATGGCGTTCCCTTCTATGTGGCCGCGCCGCTATCAACCCTGGACCTGAGCTTAGCGTCAGGCGAGCAGATACCGATTGAACAACGCAGTGCGGCCGAGGTGACGCATCTGCAAGGCGTGCCGATCACGCCGTCCGGCGTAGCCGTGGCGCATCCGGCGTTCGACGTAACGCCCAACCGCTACGTCAGCGCCATCATTACCGAGGCGGGAATCGCGCGCGCGCCTTATACCGAGTCCCTCGCCCAGATTGCCCATGCCGAACCTGCGCGAGCTGCTCACTGA
- the prmC gene encoding peptide chain release factor N(5)-glutamine methyltransferase, producing MPNLRELLTEGVAGLERAGVAEQRLTAELLLAHALERERSYLYAHPEEDAEPEALARWRAALSARAAGTPLQYITGEQEFYGRRFTVSPAVLIPRPETEMVVEAALERTPANPPVRVLDVGTGSGCIAVTLALERPRAQVMATDVSASALEVAQENARRLGASIEFKQTDLLAGVEGPFDLIVSNPPYVAEGELAALQPEVREHEPRVALVSGSQGNEIYQRLIPQAQAALVPGGWLVLEMGYASAQTVVPLLAAWGWTDIATQADTLGWQRVLTARRG from the coding sequence ATGCCGAACCTGCGCGAGCTGCTCACTGAAGGCGTGGCCGGGCTGGAGCGCGCCGGCGTGGCCGAGCAGCGTCTGACGGCAGAGCTGCTGCTGGCGCACGCACTGGAGCGCGAACGCAGCTATCTGTACGCGCATCCGGAAGAGGACGCGGAACCGGAGGCGCTGGCGCGCTGGCGCGCTGCCCTGTCTGCGCGCGCCGCGGGCACGCCGCTCCAATACATCACCGGCGAACAGGAGTTTTATGGTCGCCGGTTCACCGTGTCGCCGGCAGTGCTGATTCCACGGCCAGAAACCGAGATGGTCGTCGAGGCGGCACTGGAGCGTACCCCCGCCAATCCCCCAGTGCGCGTGCTGGATGTAGGAACCGGATCAGGCTGCATCGCAGTGACCCTGGCACTGGAGCGGCCGCGTGCGCAAGTGATGGCCACCGATGTTTCGGCATCGGCGCTGGAGGTCGCTCAGGAGAATGCACGGCGGCTGGGAGCGTCCATCGAGTTCAAACAGACCGATCTTCTCGCCGGCGTCGAGGGTCCGTTTGACCTGATCGTTTCGAACCCGCCCTATGTGGCCGAAGGCGAGCTGGCGGCGTTGCAGCCAGAAGTACGGGAGCATGAGCCCCGCGTAGCGTTAGTTTCCGGGTCGCAGGGTAACGAAATCTACCAAAGACTAATCCCGCAGGCCCAGGCTGCGCTTGTGCCGGGCGGCTGGTTGGTGCTGGAGATGGGCTACGCCTCAGCCCAGACCGTCGTCCCACTGCTGGCAGCTTGGGGCTGGACCGATATCGCAACCCAAGCCGACACCCTCGGCTGGCAACGCGTCCTGACCGCGCGGCGCGGCTAA
- a CDS encoding serine--tRNA ligase — protein sequence MLDRNYVRTHLDEVAAMLERRHTQLDLSGFRELDQRRRELIQQSDALKQERNQASERVAKLKRGPERDSPEAEQLIASTRALGERITALDAEAKALDEALDPILLSIPNMPSAATPVGNSEADNVEVRRWGTPREFAFTPKPHWELGAELDILDLDAAARISGARFAVYKGAGARLERALANFMLDRHTERHGYTEVLPPALVNSACMRGTGQLPKFAADLFKCEGTDLWLIPTAEVPLTNLFAGQVLEAASLPVSVTAYTPCFRSEAGSYGKDVRGIIRQHQFQKVELVKIAHSEKSAADHEQLTRDAEAILQELELPYRVMNLCTADLGFSAAQTYDLEVWLPSQQQYREISSCSNCGDFQARRANIRFRDGKKTALAHTINGSGLAVGRTWIAIVENYQQPDGSVRIPSALQPYMAAEQIATTLR from the coding sequence ATGTTGGATCGCAACTACGTACGCACGCACCTGGACGAAGTGGCCGCCATGCTGGAGCGGCGGCACACGCAACTTGACTTGAGCGGCTTCCGCGAGCTGGATCAGCGCCGCCGCGAGTTGATTCAACAATCTGATGCGCTCAAGCAGGAGCGGAATCAGGCCTCGGAGCGGGTGGCGAAGCTGAAGCGCGGGCCGGAGCGTGACAGCCCGGAAGCGGAGCAATTGATTGCCTCCACGCGCGCGCTGGGTGAGCGCATTACCGCGCTCGACGCCGAAGCCAAAGCGCTCGATGAGGCGCTCGATCCCATTCTGCTCAGCATTCCCAATATGCCGTCGGCGGCTACGCCGGTGGGCAACTCGGAGGCCGACAACGTCGAAGTGCGGCGCTGGGGCACGCCGCGCGAATTTGCGTTTACGCCCAAGCCGCATTGGGAACTCGGAGCCGAGTTGGACATTCTGGATCTCGACGCCGCAGCGCGGATTTCCGGCGCGCGGTTTGCGGTCTACAAGGGCGCCGGCGCCCGGCTGGAGCGGGCGCTGGCCAACTTTATGCTCGACCGGCACACGGAGCGGCACGGCTACACGGAAGTGTTGCCACCCGCGCTGGTGAATAGCGCCTGCATGCGCGGCACGGGCCAGTTGCCGAAATTTGCCGCAGACCTGTTCAAGTGCGAAGGTACGGACCTGTGGCTGATTCCAACGGCCGAAGTACCCTTGACGAATCTATTTGCCGGCCAGGTACTGGAGGCGGCCTCGCTACCGGTGAGCGTGACCGCCTACACGCCCTGCTTCCGCAGCGAAGCAGGATCGTATGGCAAGGACGTGCGCGGCATCATCCGGCAGCATCAGTTCCAGAAAGTCGAGCTGGTTAAAATAGCGCACTCGGAGAAATCGGCCGCCGATCACGAGCAGCTCACGCGCGATGCCGAGGCAATTTTGCAGGAGCTGGAGCTGCCGTACCGGGTGATGAACCTGTGTACTGCCGACCTGGGCTTCAGTGCGGCCCAGACCTACGATCTGGAGGTCTGGCTGCCGAGCCAGCAACAGTACCGCGAGATCAGCTCCTGCTCCAATTGCGGCGACTTCCAGGCACGGCGCGCCAACATCCGTTTCCGCGACGGCAAAAAAACCGCACTCGCTCACACCATCAACGGCAGCGGCCTGGCCGTCGGCCGCACCTGGATCGCGATTGTGGAGAACTACCAGCAACCCGACGGGAGCGTGCGGATTCCGTCGGCGCTTCAGCCCTATATGGCTGCGGAGCAGATTGCAACGACACTTCGGTAA
- a CDS encoding type II toxin-antitoxin system HicB family antitoxin yields the protein MDLPAKLPVLLYPGEDGATVAECPLIPGCISQGRDREDALRNIREAIALCLETQSAEGWSLPPEYELTDVAVSH from the coding sequence ATGGACCTGCCTGCCAAGCTGCCTGTGCTGCTGTACCCCGGCGAGGACGGTGCGACAGTAGCGGAATGTCCGCTGATACCAGGGTGCATCAGTCAAGGGCGGGACCGCGAGGATGCACTCCGGAATATCCGCGAAGCAATAGCACTCTGCCTGGAAACCCAGTCGGCGGAGGGTTGGAGCTTGCCGCCGGAGTATGAGCTCACCGATGTTGCCGTGAGCCACTGA
- a CDS encoding addiction module toxin, HicA family: protein MPPLPVLSGAELIAALRKLGYVSLRQRGSHVRLAAPGRVPVTAPLHATLDRGTLRAILRAAEITVQELITLLD, encoded by the coding sequence ATGCCCCCGCTGCCGGTGTTGTCGGGAGCAGAGTTGATTGCTGCGCTTCGCAAGCTTGGCTATGTATCGCTGCGACAGCGTGGCAGCCATGTGCGGCTGGCGGCGCCGGGCCGCGTACCGGTTACGGCCCCCTTGCACGCTACTCTCGATCGGGGCACCCTGCGCGCGATTCTGCGGGCGGCGGAGATCACCGTCCAGGAACTCATCACGCTGCTGGACTGA
- the mnmG gene encoding tRNA uridine-5-carboxymethylaminomethyl(34) synthesis enzyme MnmG: protein MAERYDIVVVGGGHAGCEAAWAAARMGLQTALCTLKIPLIAQMSCNPAIGGIAKGHLAREVDALGGIMGEIIDAVGIQFRLLNTSRGPAVWSPRAQADKKRYREKMQEVLAATPNLTLREAEVASLDVETLPDGTRRARGIKLRDGSVIAAEAVVITTGTFLNGLIHVGETTYPAGRGGEPAAQLLGESLKLLGFNCGRLKTGTPPRLDGRTIDWTKFEPQPGDAEPTPFSFKTRRIEREQVLCYSTFTNEQTHAAIRANIHRSPLYSGQIAGVGPRYCPSIEDKVVKFPHKDRHQIFLEPEGLDTDETYVNGLSTSMPVDVQAAVVASIPGLEHATMIRPGYAIEYDFVQPTELRPTLETKKIAGLFLGGQINGTSGYEEAACQGQVAGINAALQVKGEAPLVLSRTEAYTGILVDDLIARGADEPYRMFTSRAEFRLHLRIDNADARLTPHGRRIGLVDEDRWRLFEAKQRRIAAISALLNATPAAQKLKQPEIKMKDFEPWLRERLPEVMQEQIREDPAGWELKTIETGIKFEGYLAQQKRHMVQLREAEGKPIPDSFDYHGIAGLSREMQEKLTRVRPVTLGQASRIPGVTPAALSLLLVHLELRKRQAASPASI, encoded by the coding sequence ATGGCGGAGCGGTACGACATTGTTGTGGTTGGTGGCGGTCACGCGGGCTGCGAGGCGGCCTGGGCGGCGGCGCGCATGGGCCTGCAGACGGCGCTGTGTACGCTCAAGATCCCCCTCATCGCGCAGATGTCGTGCAATCCGGCGATTGGCGGCATCGCCAAGGGCCACCTGGCGCGCGAAGTGGACGCGCTGGGCGGCATCATGGGCGAGATCATTGACGCCGTTGGGATTCAGTTCCGGTTGCTGAATACCAGCCGCGGCCCAGCCGTCTGGTCGCCGCGCGCACAGGCGGACAAGAAGCGGTACCGGGAGAAGATGCAGGAGGTGCTGGCTGCGACGCCGAACCTGACGCTGCGCGAGGCCGAGGTGGCCTCGCTGGACGTAGAGACCCTGCCGGATGGTACGCGGCGCGCGCGGGGCATCAAGCTGCGCGACGGCAGCGTCATCGCCGCTGAAGCCGTGGTCATCACCACCGGAACATTTCTGAACGGACTCATCCATGTGGGCGAAACTACATATCCTGCCGGGCGCGGGGGTGAGCCGGCGGCGCAGCTTCTGGGCGAGTCCCTCAAGCTGCTGGGATTCAACTGCGGACGCCTGAAGACGGGCACGCCGCCGCGCCTCGACGGCCGGACGATCGACTGGACCAAATTCGAGCCCCAGCCGGGTGACGCCGAACCCACGCCATTTTCGTTCAAAACGCGGCGGATCGAGCGCGAGCAGGTGCTCTGCTACTCGACCTTTACCAACGAGCAGACGCATGCGGCGATCCGGGCGAATATTCATCGCAGTCCACTGTATTCAGGCCAAATTGCAGGCGTGGGGCCGCGCTACTGCCCCAGCATCGAAGACAAGGTCGTCAAATTCCCCCACAAGGACCGGCACCAGATCTTTCTCGAACCGGAGGGCCTGGACACGGACGAAACCTATGTCAATGGCCTTTCGACCTCGATGCCGGTCGATGTCCAGGCGGCGGTTGTAGCCAGCATTCCAGGCCTGGAGCACGCAACCATGATCCGGCCGGGCTACGCCATCGAATACGACTTCGTGCAGCCGACCGAGCTCCGGCCGACGCTCGAGACCAAGAAGATTGCCGGGCTGTTCCTGGGCGGCCAGATCAATGGAACTTCAGGGTATGAAGAAGCCGCCTGCCAGGGACAGGTCGCCGGGATCAACGCCGCCTTGCAGGTGAAGGGCGAGGCGCCGCTGGTGCTCAGCCGCACCGAGGCCTACACCGGCATTCTGGTCGATGACCTGATCGCGCGCGGCGCGGATGAGCCCTACCGCATGTTCACCTCGCGCGCGGAGTTCCGATTGCATCTGCGGATCGACAACGCCGATGCGCGCTTGACGCCGCACGGGCGGCGGATCGGACTGGTGGATGAGGATCGTTGGCGGCTGTTTGAAGCCAAACAGCGAAGGATTGCAGCCATTTCGGCGCTGCTCAACGCGACTCCTGCAGCACAGAAGCTGAAGCAACCGGAAATCAAGATGAAGGACTTTGAGCCCTGGCTGCGCGAGCGGCTGCCCGAAGTGATGCAAGAGCAGATTCGCGAGGATCCCGCCGGTTGGGAGCTGAAAACGATCGAGACTGGCATCAAATTCGAGGGCTACTTGGCCCAGCAGAAGCGGCACATGGTGCAACTACGCGAGGCCGAGGGCAAGCCGATTCCGGATAGCTTTGACTATCACGGCATCGCCGGCCTCTCGCGCGAAATGCAGGAAAAGCTCACCCGTGTCCGCCCCGTGACGCTGGGCCAGGCCTCGCGCATCCCGGGGGTCACCCCGGCAGCGCTGTCGCTGCTGCTGGTCCACCTGGAACTCCGCAAGCGCCAGGCGGCCTCACCCGCCTCGATTTGA
- a CDS encoding DUF1778 domain-containing protein: protein MPRIPVGNNQRLQLRVRPTEKAALLRAAALRNTDLTDFVLQPALREARSAIEEAECAKLSERDSLRVLDLLEHPPAPNAKLRAAMAALRKQER, encoded by the coding sequence ATGCCACGAATTCCTGTCGGAAATAACCAGCGTCTCCAGCTTCGCGTCCGGCCCACGGAGAAAGCTGCCCTGCTGCGAGCGGCCGCATTGCGAAACACCGACCTGACGGACTTCGTCCTGCAACCTGCCTTGCGGGAAGCCCGGTCAGCAATAGAGGAGGCCGAGTGCGCGAAGCTGTCCGAGCGGGATAGTCTTCGCGTTCTTGACCTTCTGGAGCACCCTCCGGCTCCTAACGCGAAGCTCCGCGCCGCCATGGCGGCCCTACGCAAGCAAGAGCGATGA
- a CDS encoding GNAT family N-acetyltransferase encodes MTPAWHEEPIARRHNRNAFDCGDTAMNDFLRRYARQSHDAGGAKTFLAIDDSDNQTILGFYSIAPACLAFADTPEVMRRGLGHHEVPGFRLARIATDVSVQGQGLGGQLLVAAAQRCLLAATQVGGVILLIDAKNDRAARWYASYGALPLQGRPLKLVLPLTTFLQP; translated from the coding sequence ATGACCCCGGCATGGCACGAGGAGCCGATCGCGCGCCGGCACAACCGTAACGCGTTTGACTGCGGCGATACGGCGATGAACGATTTTCTTCGCCGTTATGCACGGCAAAGTCACGATGCGGGAGGCGCAAAAACCTTCCTGGCGATCGACGATTCCGATAACCAAACCATTCTGGGGTTCTACAGCATCGCGCCGGCATGCCTTGCGTTTGCAGATACACCCGAAGTCATGCGGCGCGGCCTCGGCCATCACGAGGTGCCGGGGTTCCGTTTAGCGCGAATCGCGACGGACGTCAGCGTACAAGGCCAGGGGCTGGGTGGCCAGCTTCTGGTCGCTGCCGCGCAACGCTGCTTGCTGGCCGCAACACAGGTGGGAGGAGTCATTCTCCTAATCGACGCCAAAAACGACCGCGCCGCACGTTGGTATGCAAGCTACGGAGCCCTACCGCTGCAGGGCAGGCCGCTCAAGCTCGTGCTGCCGCTGACGACATTTCTGCAACCCTAA
- a CDS encoding insulinase family protein, giving the protein MSSPTSQLVAGRDADAPENQQIERTTLANGLTIISERMPHVRSVTMGIWVLNGSRREAAELNGITHFIEHMVFKGTSHRSAEEIARSVDSIGGNLDAFTSKENVCFSAKVLDEHVPLAFEVLADLVLNPLFRAEDITREQGVILQEIKMDEDNPDYLVHEIFTQNFWKDHPLGRPILGTKETVRRLLQPTLFDWYHTCFSPDNLLIAAAGNIEHARLVELAQRWFEEMKICPNGHRDAAPTTHARIILRNKKQLEQVQICLGMPAESLMSEQRYAWSVLNTVVGGGMSSRLFQNIRERQGLAYAVFSDLSPYSDTGMFGIYAGTSNQSVRQVIDSILKELRELRGQPIPEEELRRAKDNLKGSLMLGLESTGARMSNLARQQIYFGRFIGMNELLERIEQVSMADVQHITAAAFDPARMGLTVLGNLNGLRITRADLAA; this is encoded by the coding sequence ATGTCCAGCCCCACTTCTCAATTGGTTGCCGGCCGTGACGCGGACGCACCCGAAAACCAACAGATCGAGCGCACCACGCTCGCCAATGGTCTGACCATTATAAGCGAGCGCATGCCGCACGTCCGTTCGGTGACGATGGGTATCTGGGTGCTGAACGGTTCGCGCCGCGAGGCGGCCGAGCTGAACGGCATCACCCACTTCATCGAACACATGGTATTCAAGGGCACCAGCCACCGCTCGGCGGAGGAAATCGCCCGCTCGGTGGACTCCATCGGGGGGAACCTGGACGCGTTCACCTCCAAAGAGAATGTGTGCTTCAGCGCCAAAGTGCTGGACGAGCACGTGCCGCTCGCCTTCGAGGTGCTGGCCGATCTGGTGCTCAACCCGCTGTTCCGCGCCGAAGACATCACGCGCGAGCAGGGGGTCATTCTCCAGGAAATCAAGATGGACGAGGACAACCCTGACTACCTCGTCCACGAAATCTTCACGCAAAATTTCTGGAAGGACCACCCGCTTGGGCGGCCCATTCTCGGGACCAAGGAGACCGTCCGCCGTCTGTTGCAGCCGACGCTGTTCGACTGGTATCACACCTGCTTTTCGCCCGACAATCTGCTGATCGCCGCGGCGGGCAATATCGAGCACGCGAGGCTGGTGGAGCTTGCCCAGCGCTGGTTCGAGGAGATGAAAATCTGCCCCAACGGCCATCGTGACGCTGCTCCCACTACGCACGCCCGGATTATCCTGCGCAATAAAAAGCAGCTCGAGCAGGTGCAGATTTGCCTCGGCATGCCCGCCGAGTCGCTGATGAGCGAGCAGCGGTATGCCTGGTCGGTGCTCAACACAGTGGTGGGGGGCGGCATGTCGTCGCGGCTGTTCCAGAACATCCGCGAGCGCCAGGGTTTGGCCTACGCCGTCTTCAGCGATTTAAGCCCGTACAGCGACACTGGCATGTTCGGCATTTATGCCGGCACCAGCAACCAGTCGGTGCGCCAGGTGATCGACTCGATTCTCAAGGAGCTGCGGGAGTTGCGCGGCCAGCCGATTCCGGAAGAGGAACTGCGCCGCGCCAAGGACAATCTCAAGGGCAGCCTGATGCTGGGCTTGGAGTCCACCGGCGCGCGCATGTCGAACCTGGCGCGGCAGCAAATCTACTTCGGCCGCTTCATTGGGATGAACGAGCTGCTGGAGCGCATCGAGCAGGTCAGCATGGCTGACGTGCAGCACATCACGGCCGCAGCCTTCGACCCCGCCCGCATGGGCCTAACGGTGCTCGGCAACCTGAACGGGCTGCGGATTACGCGCGCCGATCTGGCGGCTTAG
- a CDS encoding biotin--[acetyl-CoA-carboxylase] ligase has product MSDAFRRDLAARFGSALHFFESIGSTQREALAAATGGAPEGSLFVAEQQTAGRGRHGHIWISPPGAGIYASLLLRPRRPVNKLLWLTLAAGLAVAGAVQQVCGVEAEIRWPNDLLLEGKKFCGLLIESDRGAAALGFGINTSPAALPPELSEIATFLPCDRSELCIAVVDSLLQRYAAWNAGDDEAIREEFERRSGYARGLAVTVDAAWSGVTEGLDGDGFLRVRTPDGSIRTVVSGNVRPASATAN; this is encoded by the coding sequence GTGAGCGACGCGTTCCGCCGTGATCTGGCAGCGCGCTTCGGATCGGCGTTGCACTTTTTCGAGAGCATCGGTTCAACGCAGCGCGAGGCGCTGGCCGCCGCCACCGGCGGGGCGCCCGAAGGGTCGTTGTTTGTCGCCGAGCAGCAAACCGCCGGCCGCGGCCGTCACGGCCACATCTGGATTTCGCCGCCTGGCGCCGGCATCTACGCCAGCCTGCTGCTGCGGCCGCGCCGTCCGGTGAACAAGCTGCTCTGGCTGACGCTGGCCGCCGGGCTCGCTGTCGCCGGCGCCGTGCAGCAGGTCTGTGGCGTCGAAGCGGAGATTCGCTGGCCGAACGACTTGCTGCTGGAGGGAAAGAAATTCTGCGGGCTGCTGATTGAAAGCGACCGTGGCGCTGCGGCCCTAGGCTTTGGCATCAATACCAGCCCCGCCGCGCTGCCGCCGGAACTGAGCGAGATTGCGACGTTTTTGCCCTGCGATCGCTCGGAGCTCTGCATTGCTGTCGTGGACTCGCTGCTGCAGCGCTACGCTGCCTGGAACGCGGGGGATGACGAGGCCATCCGCGAGGAATTCGAGCGCCGGAGCGGCTACGCGCGGGGCTTGGCCGTAACCGTCGACGCTGCCTGGTCGGGCGTTACCGAGGGGCTCGACGGCGATGGGTTCCTGCGGGTTCGCACCCCCGACGGTTCGATCCGCACGGTTGTTTCCGGCAACGTCCGGCCTGCGTCCGCCACCGCCAACTGA
- the nadC gene encoding carboxylating nicotinate-nucleotide diphosphorylase, whose translation MDWHSPRIHSLLERALAEDHALADATTLLTVAAEAEAQAEVIAKQECVLAGLDLIPQVFAVFAAMQAKAGATGPQRAVVFSHHPEVFDGVRVQPGQTLAVLRGLARPLLSCERVTLNLLQRMSGIATLTRQFVDAVAGLKVHILDTRKTAPGLRRLDKYAVTCGGGRNHRADLSDAILIKNNHIRLAGGITPVLERVRKHRRAGQSVEIEVRTPEELEQALAGGADRLLVDNMAPAQVAAAVKTVAGRVPIEVSGGVKLASVRAYAETGADFISVGALTHSAPAVDISMRIVPV comes from the coding sequence ATGGACTGGCACAGTCCCCGTATCCACTCTCTGCTCGAGCGCGCCCTGGCGGAAGATCACGCGCTGGCGGACGCTACCACACTGCTTACCGTCGCTGCGGAAGCCGAGGCGCAGGCGGAAGTCATTGCCAAACAGGAGTGTGTCCTCGCCGGGCTGGATCTGATTCCTCAGGTCTTTGCCGTCTTTGCCGCCATGCAGGCCAAAGCCGGGGCCACCGGTCCGCAGCGGGCGGTGGTGTTTTCGCACCACCCGGAGGTGTTCGACGGGGTGCGCGTGCAACCAGGCCAAACGCTGGCGGTGCTGCGTGGGCTGGCGCGACCGTTGCTCTCCTGTGAGCGCGTCACGCTCAATCTCTTGCAGCGTATGAGCGGCATCGCCACGCTCACCCGCCAGTTCGTCGATGCTGTCGCCGGCTTGAAAGTGCATATTCTCGATACCCGCAAGACTGCCCCCGGGCTGCGCCGGCTCGACAAGTACGCGGTCACGTGCGGGGGTGGGCGCAATCACCGCGCCGACCTATCCGACGCCATCCTGATCAAGAACAATCACATCCGTCTTGCCGGCGGCATCACGCCGGTGCTGGAGCGCGTGCGCAAGCACCGCCGCGCCGGCCAGAGCGTCGAAATTGAAGTGCGTACGCCAGAGGAGCTGGAGCAGGCGCTGGCTGGCGGCGCCGACCGCCTGCTGGTCGACAACATGGCGCCTGCGCAGGTGGCGGCGGCGGTGAAGACGGTGGCGGGCCGCGTGCCCATCGAGGTCTCGGGCGGGGTGAAGCTGGCCAGCGTGCGTGCCTATGCGGAAACCGGCGCCGATTTCATCAGCGTGGGCGCGCTCACCCATTCCGCGCCCGCGGTCGATATTTCCATGCGGATCGTGCCGGTGTGA